The proteins below are encoded in one region of Dioscorea cayenensis subsp. rotundata cultivar TDr96_F1 chromosome 18, TDr96_F1_v2_PseudoChromosome.rev07_lg8_w22 25.fasta, whole genome shotgun sequence:
- the LOC120282730 gene encoding stearoyl-[acyl-carrier-protein] 9-desaturase 1, chloroplastic-like produces MMYGDITLAKICGTIAADEKLHERAYTKIIEKLFEIDPNATMTSMAEMMRKRINMPVRVLFDGKDHNLAVHLNMVTQKTGSYTVKDYGDVVDFFIKRWHVEEITRLSDKGRQAQEYICGFSASIRKLEERVQHKSTSGETSKMLHFSWIFNKEVKV; encoded by the coding sequence ATGATGTATGGAGATATAACTCTAGCAAAAATATGCGGCACCATTGCAGCGGACGAGAAGCTGCATGAACGAGCATACACTAAAATTATTGAAAAGTTATTTGAAATTGACCCAAATGCTACAATGACGTCTATGGCAGAAATGATGCGCAAGAGGATTAATATGCCAGTACGTGTTCTATTTGATGGCAAAGATCACAATCTTGCAGTACACCTTAATATGGTCACTCAAAAGACTGGCTCTTATACCGTCAAGGATTATGGTGATGTGGTGGACTTCTTCATCAAGAGATGGCATGTTGAAGAGATCACTAGATTATCTGATAAGGGAAGACAAGCACAAGAGTATATTTGTGGATTTTCTGCTAGTATAAGAAAATTGGAAGAGCGAGTTCAACATAAAAGCACTAGTGGAGAAACTTCAAAAATGTTGCATTTCTCTTGGATCTTCAACAAGGAAGTTAAAGTTTAG